aagggaagggaaatgaaatttttatacttaaaaaaaaaaaaacgctttTAATCATTAGCTTCAACTCATTTGATATTTGGTTTTTATATTTCATttcactttgcatccaaaactcATTGTTATaataagtaaaataataattacatgtaaaatgtttcattactaaatatgattaaaaaatgaaatagtttACATAATCACATGagtaatttcttttttaaatataaagatTTCAGTTCCTTTCCCCTTAAAtgtcccttgcaaccaaatataCAATAAGGGATTACTTTACAAAGAGAGCTATGCGTTTTCAATTCTATTAACCCTAAGACTGATTCCTGGGTTCCTAATCTTAATCCATAttttgttacccaaaaaaaaaaattcttaatccaTATTGATCCCTTTTTCCTTTACAGTCTGTTGCGGCAAGAAATCGTAGTTGGTCGATTTTCATTCCTTCACTTGGAATGCTGATTATATTTATCACTGGTTTCCAGTAGAAATTGTTACCAATATATTATCTATCCTTATTGGATCTGCCAAACAAGATAAGGCTACTACATCCATTGGGGGAAAAGACCATACAAATTTATGAGTGTCCATCTACAAAAGCGGTGTATATATAGAGAAAACCTGGCAAAAAACTAAAACCCAAAAACACCAAGAATAGGAAGGCGGCTGAAAACTAACGTGGCCTGTCTAATGGAGAAAACAAGAACATTTTTTATAAGAAGAAAGATGTATGTCATGCATTGCTTAAATTTACCAAATTATAATTCTTGAAGTTTAATGACTTATGGAACTAGTTTTCCTTAAGAGAATTCCTTAACCGATGACCATCATTTCACATGAACAATAAGGCATTTGTGGACCTCGGTGTAATGGTAAGTTTGCTTCATTGCAAATAAGCTATTGTAGATTTGAATTGAGAAATAGCCTCTTCAAACCTCTAACTTATAGGGAAAGGATTAAGGAGAAAATATgaagaccttagatttgtgggtAAATAGTGGAGAAAACTTTTTCGCCAagcttttttcaaaatttagttcaaaataaataaataaataaagctacCTTCCTAGGGTGTATCTCTCTAGCACGCACCATACTTTTGGTAGAATGTTTAAGACTCTCCTAGTGAGTTGGATGCCTCGTCTCTTATTCCAATCCTaataggaaaaacaataaaagagaTACTTTGTACACAAAGCTCccaccactgcagggtctgaAGAGTGTCATAATTTACATATCCTAACACCAACTTTGCAGGGAGACTATTTCTCAACTTAAACTCGGGAACACTAGGTCACAGGGTGCAACCCCGTCTCTTTTTTCATCCCTAACGATGTAAAACAATATTAGAATGGTTAATAGAATAATTAAATGACCAGCAaacttctttaaaaaaaaaaaaaaaaaaaaaaaaaaaaaaaaaaaaaaaaaaaaaaaaatcttctatgGATTTGCCTAGGTAGGCCAGCCAGTGTACTTTGAAGATAAGTTGTTTTTACGTTcgtttttaatgttattttagggttagggtaagGCTGCGATAACGGAGAGCAATgtgaaagaaataaagagaaggagaaCACCTACGTCTATGAAGAGCTTCTTCACTTTGTTAATTGTTACAAGGATTGGAATGGATTATAGGGATTCACAATTCCTATCATGCAAACTCATTCCAAAGATGGGTGTCTCCAAGAGAAGACTACCATGCTGTCCCTTGTAGAGTAAATCAAATGGAGAAATTTCCTCCTTTGATAGTGTGATGTGTCTTTACAGGCTGgaacaacacccccccccctcctccccccacAGGTTTTTTAGTCCATTTTATTTTGATCCATCAATAAAATTCTTGTATACTGTCCCAAAATTTATGAGACGGTAATTAAAAAGACAGATGTGTGACAACACTTTTTTTGTCTCAAAAGATATTAACAAGTAGCGacaatattttgatatttgggacAGAAAATTTGTGTCGTAAAATTCATATTTGATGTAATGCTCAATCTTAGAGTCTGGATCAACAACTACAATGGTGGATTTAAAGGTTATTAAAGATCTCTACTCAAATTTATAGGAAAAGTTTTACAATAAATTAAGTAGCTTTGAATAAGATGCAAGTGATACAAAGTGAAATTACCAAACTGCTAAAACCTAATCACAAGCTAcgttccatctctctctctctttctctctctttctttcttttgcaaCTAGGGGTGTCAGTAGACCAAGATGGGTCGGGTTTTTAAAACCCCAGCCCATTTCTGTGTTCACTTAACTCAATCCATGTCCAGCCCAATCTTCGTTTGAACTAGGATATCTCAGTCTTTGCCCATGCAGTCCTACCAATCTCAACCTAACCTTGCCTGACCCCAATTGGATTGGGCTGATGTAATTGACCCTATCTACCTGTCAAACCCTAAATTTAGTGTCATTTCAGGGTTCGGTTGGTCTGATTGACCCTTGTTCTTTAGGATTTAGGATGGcttggctttttttttcttctttaacaagaatttaaaaaaaaaaaaaatgaatgagtaaattagagaagtgggtgTGGATAATGGTGTTGCCTTGTtggcatggatttaggggatggtatcagAATCGATAGCCGTATTGGTATCTGCCAATATCGATTTGATACGTATTTGAATTGGATTAGATCGACACTTATCGATcggttttgctttttttttgtgtataattttatactgttttacccctgaaacgatatggataatcaatccaaatcaatcaagGATCGGGGATAGATCTCAACTGATACTAATCCAATATAAGTAAATATGGCCGATACAATACCgatacctcaaaccatgcttGTTGgtggattaaaaaaattaataataatgtGATGTCATGGGTTGATTAAGAAATAAAGAGTTTGGGTCGTTTTTTCGTTTGTAACAAAATATCTATTGATCAGGACGTGTGAAGCACGTGGGAGGTGTGGTGTCTGTGGAAGCACGAGGGAGTGTGGTGTCGGTGgattagaaaatgaagaatgtCGGTAGAATGTATATAGGAAAAAGGCCCAAACCCAGGCGGGCCCAAAAAAATTATGCTGCCTTTCTATTTCGTGCACAAATATGTTTCCGCACGTCCTCGAATCAGTCCTGTGTGCCGGTGATATTTACATAGATTGGTAGGTTTCTCTCTCATCATTTATTTATGAGGGAGAATTCATCAACACCCATAATCAATAGGAGAACGTGCACAAGCATCATCATCGACGCGGGATGATAGGATCTTTTACACCTATTATTGTGTCTTGGCACAGGCACACACAATCggataatattttttcttcctttatgtATACGTTATTCTCTTAGCCTAAGACCTTACctaggtcactgaaaatccGAGCTCGGGCCCATCCTATGGATTGGGACTGGCTAAATTGACACTCTTAAATGCAACTTATGGGAATTTAAAATTCAGAAAGCATCCTTTAATTTAATCTAAGTATACTTTACATGCAAACAATATAAATTCTTcaactaccaaaaaaataaaaataggattAATTCTTCAACGACCAACAAAAAAATCTCCATAAAATTTGGCGAATCATCTAAACATCAACGTTTCAACCAactttttaattaataattggATCCTGCTACAGTGATTGACTCAACCAGTGAGTTTCAGGAGATTGAACATTGAAGATTGTGATTAGGGCTTGGGGTTCCATCATAGATTTAGGTATTAGTAAATCGGATATAGATCTTTGcaaattgatcatttttttctttactttttttttttttttttaaatatattttcttaatgtttTATCTCTGAAGTGGTATGGATAACTGTTAGaccaaacaccaagaaacacgaataaagggagacaatagatccgtacgacacagagatttaacaaggttcacacaccagggtggtgtgctacgtcctcgggcgaagaagaagatgattcactatgcagaagagagattacaccctagcagcgacGAGGAAGAACTCACCCTGAAAActctagcttcgtgaaaaccctagaatacaatgactttctcaacaagcaacagtacattatatatattccaaaaaacgtgggtcgacccatcgggtcgtggtcgatccggtggatcgccaccaaaatatgtcggatcgggtcaatcttcaaaacgggtcaagaattcgagacaaacttaacaataacTGATCCGATCAATCAAATATTGAATATGAATCTCAGCCTATACTAATATGATACGGCTTATACGAtatcaatacttaaaaccaaGTCCCATGCCTTTATTTTTCATGCCCTTTTCAACCTCTCTAATTCATTATAAATAGATAAATGCCTGCAACCCTGTTTATCATATGATCCAATAAATCAAcctgaaaaaaaatttcaagttaTTAGGGATTTCCAGCTCCATAATTCTCCTCAAACACCCAAATGTCAAGCCCTCAAGTCACTGATCTCCCCAAATTTTTGCAAGAAGAGGGACTGACCCAAGAGTGCAAAaccctcctctcctctctccctagAAACAAAGGATGGATTGTTGTTAATCTCTTCCAGTACCAAGGCTTCTGGTACGCATCAAGGCAACTCCAGGGAGTTCTCACTTGCCAACATCACTTCCAAGCTAACTCAGACGATCTCCTTCTCGTCACCCCTCCCAAATCCGGCACCACTTGGCTTAAGGCCATCACCTTCGCCGTCATCAATCGCAATCGTTACTCCTCATCCGATCACCCACTTCTCACAACCAACCCACATGAGCTTGTTCCTTTCTTAGAACTCAAGCTCTTTGTTGACAACCAAATTCCTGACCTCACCTCCTTTGCCTCTCCCAGGCTTTTCTCCACACATATACCATATGTATCCCTCCCTGAATCTgtaaagcaacaaggttgcaaaatggtttttctCTGTACAGACCCAAGAGATATGTTTATCTCAAATTGGCACTTCACAAACAAGCTGAGACCCCAAACGATGGGGACCCTTTTATTGGAAGAGGCGTTTGAGAGTTTCTGTAAGGGCGTGTGTGTCTATGGCCCTATCTGGGATCACATCTTAGAGTACTGGAAACAAAGCCTGGAGAGACCTGAAAAGGTGTATTTCTTGAAGTTTGAGGAGATGAAGGCTGAGCCAAGTGTTCAGTTGAAAACGTTGGCAGAGTTCTTTGGATGTCCAATttcagaggaagaggaaaaagaaggggTAGTGGAGGAGATATTGAAGCTGTGTAGTTTTGATCATTTGAGCAACTTGGATGTGAACAAGACTGGGCAGTTGCCTTCTGGAGTAGAAAACAGCATGTTCTTTAGGAAGGGTGAGGTGGGAGATTGGGTGAATCATTTTACGCCTGAGATGGTA
The Macadamia integrifolia cultivar HAES 741 unplaced genomic scaffold, SCU_Mint_v3 scaffold2363, whole genome shotgun sequence genome window above contains:
- the LOC122066367 gene encoding cytosolic sulfotransferase 12-like; its protein translation is MSSPQVTDLPKFLQEEGLTQECKTLLSSLPRNKGWIVVNLFQYQGFWYASRQLQGVLTCQHHFQANSDDLLLVTPPKSGTTWLKAITFAVINRNRYSSSDHPLLTTNPHELVPFLELKLFVDNQIPDLTSFASPRLFSTHIPYVSLPESVKQQGCKMVFLCTDPRDMFISNWHFTNKLRPQTMGTLLLEEAFESFCKGVCVYGPIWDHILEYWKQSLERPEKVYFLKFEEMKAEPSVQLKTLAEFFGCPISEEEEKEGVVEEILKLCSFDHLSNLDVNKTGQLPSGVENSMFFRKGEVGDWVNHFTPEMVKEFERIMDVKFHGSGLQF